A genomic segment from Montipora foliosa isolate CH-2021 chromosome 9, ASM3666993v2, whole genome shotgun sequence encodes:
- the LOC137971863 gene encoding uncharacterized protein codes for MEMDVETTQIAAACLGIGTVIRCRCQKKRRERKIWVKPWISARESDGAFHRLLKDLEGDPEHYCNYLRLDLATFEELVQSVYPFLKKRDTRMRNAISPAEQLAVTLRFLATGETYTSLQYQFRINKGTLSLIIPRVCEAISTVLASYITCPSSEEEWLEIAKRFHSRWQLPNCIGAIDGKHVRILHPPGTGSDYFNYKGFFSIVLMAVVGPNAEFVFADVGCQGRISDGGVLRNTVFYHALEAKQLNIPEPKPLPVNDAIVEEWDTLVPHYFVGDDAFSLTENVMKPYAKRGISEEQRVFNYRLSRARRVSENAFGILSAKFRMFHSTLCVKPKNAISIVHSCLALHNFLIKKCPTVYTPPGSLDYENENGEVIAGEWRQTGDNKFENLALPGMNHTRSASQMRDYLSEYVNGPGQVPWQWKVLLP; via the coding sequence ATGGAAATGGACGTAGAGACGACTCAAATAGCTGCGGCGTGCTTAGGAATTGGCACAGTTATTCGTTGTCGCTGCCAAAAAAAACGTCGAGAGCGAAAAATCTGGGTTAAGCCGTGGATTTCGGCGAGGGAATCAGACGGTGCATTTCATCGTTTACTTAAAGATCTCGAGGGAGACCCAGAACACTACTGCAATTATCTGCGTTTAGACCTTGCAACATTTGAAGAGCTCGTGCAAAGTGTgtacccctttttgaaaaagagaGACACGAGAATGAGAAATGCCATCTCACCAGCTGAGCAGCTTGCTGTGACGCTTCGTTTTCTGGCTACCGGTGAGACGTACACAAGTCTCCAATATCAGTTCCGGATTAACAAAGGAACACTTTCTCTCATAATCCCCAGAGTATGTGAGGCGATTTCTACCGTCCTTGCGTCATATATCACATGCCCAAGTTCCGAGGAAGAATGGTTAGAGATCGCCAAGCGTTTTCATAGTAGATGGCAACTGCCGAATTGTATCGGAGCTATCGACGGGAAACACGTCCGGATCCTACACCCCCCAGGAACTGGTTCCGATTACTTTAATTACAAAGGGTTCTTCAGCATTGTGCTTATGGCAGTCGTGGGCCCTAATGCAGAATTCGTGTTTGCTGATGTTGGCTGCCAAGGTCGCATTAGTGATGGTGGGGTTCTGAGGAACACCGTCTTCTACCACGCACTTGAGGCCAAACAGCTAAACATCCCTGAGCCAAAACCTCTCCCAGTGAATGATGCCATTGTAGAAGAATGGGATACTCTGGTGCCACATTATTTCGTGGGAGACGATGCGTTTAGCCTGACAGAAAATGTCATGAAGCCTTACGCAAAGAGGGGGATATCAGAAGAGCAAAGGGTTTTTAACTATCGGTTATCTAGAGCTCGTAGAGTGAGCGAGAATGCGTTTGGTATTCTTAGTGCTAAATTTAGAATGTTCCACTCCACACTGTGTGTTAAGCCAAAAAACGCAATAAGCATAGTTCATTCTTGTCTGGCATTGCATAACTTCCTTATTAAGAAATGTCCAACAGTCTACACACCCCCAGGGTCCCTggattatgaaaatgaaaacggTGAAGTTATTGCTGGTGAATGGAGGCAAACTGGAGACAACAAATTTGAGAATCTGGCTCTTCCTGGAATGAATCACACAAGAAGTGCCAGTCAGATGAGAGATTACCTCTCAGAGTATGTTAATGGTCCTGGGCAGGTTCCCTGGCAATGGAAAGTTCTTTTACCTTAG
- the LOC137969594 gene encoding uncharacterized protein: MAISWQFVATKSQRFRTCSNFEAIYWRFFHFESNKDLLWCTPEGSLSQNMADVVCNTSAKKSPKKGESSKGSKKTWSPSEEEYLISRWAQADCLFNTCSADYKRQEKKIAARVDIQRALNDQFGSTFTEEDIKGKMKNLRTQYGKELGKVKASTSSGSGTIEVYIPTWKYYDQLHFLRDSITPVKTRPTPGISGSLADPRLVQVDVEEDEESLVSQTTFETPKSAKSVAKIHKKMEDKVLEKSLSVLEDVTNKRKIPMEEDGDIIFGKHVCQSLKDIKDKRSKELVKLKIQQLLFEAQFGNNLQDTACNISCSWDSPYQQRLY, translated from the exons ATGGCGATTTCGTGGCAATTTGTCGCCACAAAATCGCAGCGATTTCGAACATGCTCGAATTTTGAGGCGATTTACTGGCGATTTTTTCACTTTGAGAGTAACAAAGACCTACTTTGGTGTACCCCCGAGGGCAGTTTGTCACAAAACATGGCGGACGTTGTTTGCAACACGTCCGCAAAAAAGTCGCCGAAAAAAGGAGAAAGCTCCAAAGGAAGCAAGAAAACTTGGTCGCCTTCAGAAGAAGAATATTTAATAAGCCGTTGGGCACAGGCAGACTGCCTCTTTAATACATGTTCGGCAGACTACAAGCGGCAGGAGAAGAAAATCGCTGCAAGAGTAGACATTCAGCGAGCACTTAACGATCAGTTTGGTAGCACGTTTACCG agGAAGACATCAAAGGCAAGATGAAGAATTTAAGAACACAGTATGGCAAGGAGCTGGGAAAGGTTAAGGCCTCAACTTCTAGTGGTTCAGGAACAATTGAGGTGTACATACCAACTTGGAAGTACTATGATCAACTGCACTTTTTAAGAGATAGTATTACACCAGTCAAGACCAGACCAACCCCTGGAATTTCTGGCAGTTTAGCTGACCCTAGACTAGTTCAGGTTGATGTAGAGGAGGATGAGGAGAGTCTGGTCTCTCAAACCACATTTGAGAcaccaaaatcagcaaaatcagtGGCCAAAATCCACAAAAAGATGGAAGACAAGGTGTTAGAAAAATCTCTTTCTGTGTTGGAAGATGTtactaataaaagaaaaatacccaTGGAAGAGGATGGAGACATAATTTTTGGAAAGCATGTATGCCAGTCTTTAAAAGACATCAAGGACAAACGAAGCAAAGAGCTAGTGAAATTGAAGATCCAGCAGCTACTTTTTGAAGCTCAGTTTGGTAACAATTTACAAGACACTGCTTGTAACATCAGTTGTTCTTGGGACAGCCCATATCAGCAGAGGCTTTACTGA